In one Nicotiana tomentosiformis chromosome 6, ASM39032v3, whole genome shotgun sequence genomic region, the following are encoded:
- the LOC138894677 gene encoding uncharacterized protein, translating to MAKELKKLTSRVQGVEGGKGIKGLNYEDLCIQQDVELLEGYKPPKVEMFNGTGDPKVHLRTYCNKLVGVGKDERICMKLFMRSLTGDALSWYISQNLKKWINWVSMASDFMDPFRFNIENAPDVFYIKNLKKMPTETFHEYATRWRSEAAKVRPALEEEQMNKFFVRAQDPQYYERLMVIETINFLTLSNWEKE from the coding sequence atggcgaaAGAACTTAAGAAGCTTACAAGTCGAGTTCAAGGTGTTGAAGGTGGTAAAGGCATCAAAGGCTTGAACTATGAGGATCTGTGTATTCAACAGGACGTAGAACTgctagagggttacaaacctcctaaggtTGAAATGTTCAACGGAACAGGTGATCCAAAGGTACATCTGAGGACGTATTGTAACAAGCTCGTAGGGGTTGGTAAagatgaaagaatctgcatgaagctattcatgaggagcctcactggagacgccctgtcctggtacatcagtcaaaatctaaagaagtggattaattgggtaagcatggcctCAGATTTTATGGATCCGTTCAGATTCAATATAGAGAATGCACCAGACGTCTTCTATATCAAGAATCTTAAGAAGATGCCAACAGAAACTTtccacgagtatgctactcggtggagatcagaagctgcaaaagtaaggccagcactggaagaagagcaaatgaacaagttctttgtccgAGCCCAGGATCCACAATATTATGAGAGGCTGATGGTTATcgaaaccataaattttctgacattatcaaattgggagaaagaatag